In the genome of Epinephelus lanceolatus isolate andai-2023 chromosome 18, ASM4190304v1, whole genome shotgun sequence, one region contains:
- the timm29 gene encoding mitochondrial import inner membrane translocase subunit Tim29 produces MASLRAIRRMFCTAADTAAAPVTGSRWERLKNSKAGVWCRSLFSDYKDASWEVVVGLWERPVKASVYASLLAGTWACFYTKPDCSSFEATLLECSNQLGLLSPWIRNGTSDSHIQSLVKLRNEGRLRHASLGLLSLVYCADYDPDTTLYEAQCSNLSVPWRELPERMLDVGFVGRWWVLDLKMKDCDVNEEEFKHLPAHMQVTLPPSVREVERNEKLHKESWLVLTLEEEGEETNVVNIKEERVSEESQIATLKE; encoded by the exons ATGGCTTCGTTGCGGGCAATAAGGAGGATGTTCTGCACTGCAGcagacacagctgcagctccgGTCACAGGCAGCAGATGGGAAAGGTTGAAAAACAGCAAGGCGG GTGTGTGGTGTCGCAGCCTGTTCTCTGACTACAAAGACGCATCCTGGGAGGTGGTTGTTGGTTTATGGGAGCGTCCGGTCAAAGCGTCTGTATATGCCTCACTGCTTGCTGGGACCTGGGCCTGCTTCTACACTAAACCTGACTGCTCGTCCTTTGAAGCCACCCTGCTGGAGTGCTCCAACCAGCTGGGCCTGCTTTCCCCATGGATACGCAACGGGACCTCTGACAGCCACATACAGAGTCTAGTAAAGCTTCGTAACGAGGGCCGGCTCCGTCATGCCAGCCTGGGTCTTCTCTCTCTGGTGTACTGTGCCGACTACGACCCTGACACCACACTGTATGAAGCCCAGTGCTCCAATCTGTCGGTACCCTGGAGGGAGCTCCCTGAGCGGATGCTAGATGTGGGCTTCGTTGGCCGCTGGTGGGTGCTGGACTTAAAGATGAAGGACTGTGATGTGAACGAGGAAGAGTTCAAGCACCTTCCAGCACACATGCAGGTGACATTGCCACCCAGTGTTAGGGAGGTGGAAAGGAATGAGAAGTTGCACAAAGAGTCCTGGTTAGTACTGACTCtggaggaagagggggaagaAACAAATGTTGTGAACATAAAGGAGGAGCGTGTCAGTGAAGAGAGCCAAATAGCAACACTGAAAGAGTAA